The genomic stretch GCGGGCGCTACAGCCGGAGAGAAGCGTTCTTAAGGGAAGCGGCCAAGATCGTCGAGCCGGAACTACTGGCGTATGCACTGGCGTACAACCGATATGACCGAGTCGATTACGTTTATTTGCCAGTCAACAAGGATACCAAACGCCTCGAACAAACGCTCTATCAGGCAGCCTTCAATGAAATTGGCAAGACCACTATTATCACCTATACAGCCGACATCGCCACGGCACCGAGCATCTTCGTGAAGCGACACGAGAAGGGCATGTACGAGCTGGTCGCGCCGCCCAGAGGTATAAATTTGGATCAACGCATCAAAGATCGTTACCCGGCAGTTTTCGCCCACTTACGCGACTAGACAACCGTTCCTCACAAAGGTTCAGAGAGAACACGCGATTGTAGAAAATACCGGAGCCAGGGGGACTCCTCAAATCCCGGCGTTCAAGCGGGTCAAATAATCTCTTTCCGTCCCCGGAACCACTCTACCGTCCGACGCAACCCCTCTTCAAGTCCCACCTGTGGCTGCCAGCGAAGGCGCGTTCGGATCAACTCGATACTCAGCACCCGTCGACGGATATTGTCGATATCGCGACGGTCGATGTGCTCCGGCACGATGTTGCTCCCCATGAGCCTGGTCAACATCGCGACCAGTTCCACAACCCGTGTCTCCGTGCCGGTCCCCAGATTGAACACCATGCCGTCTGCCTTGGGTGAAAGCATCGCCACCAGCGTGGCATCGACCGCGTCATCAACGTACGTGAAATCTCGCGTTTGCTGACCGTCGCCGTGTATTTGCGGGCGTTGGCCATTGTGGATGGCATCCATGAATTTCGAAATCACACCGCAGTAGGGATTCGTGGGGTCTTGTTTGGGACCATAGACATTTGAGTACCGCACGGCTGTCACCGGCACACCATACGATTCGTAGAATGCGAAACAGTAGTTCTCACCGGCCAGCTTCGAAACTGAATATGGAGAGAACGTGATCGTGCGCTCGTCCTCATTGATCGGAATTATGCGCGGGTTGCCATAGACAGAGGCTGATGACGTGTATACGATCCGCTCAATGCCATGTTCTTTGGCCGCCAATAGCACATTAAGCGTACCGCCGATATTGGTGGCGAAATCCTCGCGCGGATTCTTGGTGGAGACGATAATATTCCGCGCCGCCATGTGGGCCACGTAATCGGACTCTCTCACCAGCTTCGACACCAGTTCGGAATCAGTCACCGAACCCCGCACGAAACGGTACTCGATACCAGCATCGATATTTTCGAGTCTGCCGGTGAACAGGTCATCAAGGACCGTCACTCTGCCACCTGCCCGCGCCACCCGCTCGGTAACATTGGAGCCTACAAACCCGGCTCCTCCGGTGATGAGTACTCGTTTCCCTTCAAGTCTCAGTTCAGTCATTTTCGTATCCCCAGTCTCAGGAAAATCAGCGGCCGCGCCAGTCGCCACCAGTCGCGAAACGGTTTCATCTTCGTATACTGCTGCGGCAAGCCATGGTAATACACCGTGATTGGCATCTCGATCACCTTGACCGTATGCGATGTGACCGCTTTGTACAGCAAGTATGGCTCAAGCTCATACGTGTTCAGCCAATCCTGATTGAGCTTGATGCAAGGGTCATCGAGAATAGAGAGATAAAACGCGCGGAACCCGTTGGTGCCATCGGTGATGCGGTGACCCGTCAGAATCGTGAACATTAGCGAATAGAGGCGAGTGGTGATCTCGCGAAACAGCGGCCCATTGACTGTCTTGCCGCCTTTCAATCGACGGGAGCCCTGTACGAAATTGCGCTTGTCTTCGCAGAGCTTATCCAGCACTGGCGGCAATTCACTCGGTTCGTGCTGATCATCGCCGGACATGATGACGGCAATATCGAATCCGTTCTGCTTCCCGTAGTACAGCCCGGTTCGAATCCCTGCCCCCACCCCCATATTCACCTCATGTCGAATGACATGAGCGCCCGCCTGACGTGCCTCGTCGGAAGTCCGGTCGTTTGAGCAGTCATCGACAACAACTATCCGATCCACACAACCGACGGCAGTTACTTTGTGTACCACTCGACCAATCTTCCCCTCCTCGTTGAATGCGGGGAGGACACAGAGTACGCTACAGCGACCGGCCATATGAACTCGCCCGAACAAATCATCGCCCTGAGAATTAGCTTTTGGATGCTGCTCGTGAGACATGGCGTACCATTGGCTTTATTGTAGGTACCGCTTTGCCGCTTGTCAATACGTTCCAGTGTTTCTATTTTGGCAGCGCGCTGTTGAACGGAGATGATTGTAACCATGACCGCATCCAACTCATCACCCCGATATTTGTTGGATCTCTGGCTTCTGTGGGGGGCGGCGCTGATCCTTCGTATAATCTATTTCGTGCTCGCTATCAGAGATGTGGGACTAATCTCGGCGTGTCAATACTCACCGGACTCAACCTTTTACCAGTCAATTGCCGATAGCTTTCTGTCCGGTCAGTGGCACGCCTCGACCAGCTTGCTCAAAGTGGGTCCTGGGTACGGCATGATGTTGGCCGCCGTCAAAGCCATATTCGGCCCGGGATTGATCGCCCCGGTAGCACTGAATATACTCCTCGGCAGTCTTGCCCCCGTATTGATCTACTTGATCGCACAGAGTTTGTTCGAAAACCGTCTCGTTTCACTGGTGGCGGGCGCAATCAGTGCCGTCTCACTCACATCAGTTGCGCTCAGCAGTCAAATTCTGACCGATCAGCCGT from Candidatus Zixiibacteriota bacterium encodes the following:
- a CDS encoding NAD-dependent epimerase/dehydratase family protein; translation: MTELRLEGKRVLITGGAGFVGSNVTERVARAGGRVTVLDDLFTGRLENIDAGIEYRFVRGSVTDSELVSKLVRESDYVAHMAARNIIVSTKNPREDFATNIGGTLNVLLAAKEHGIERIVYTSSASVYGNPRIIPINEDERTITFSPYSVSKLAGENYCFAFYESYGVPVTAVRYSNVYGPKQDPTNPYCGVISKFMDAIHNGQRPQIHGDGQQTRDFTYVDDAVDATLVAMLSPKADGMVFNLGTGTETRVVELVAMLTRLMGSNIVPEHIDRRDIDNIRRRVLSIELIRTRLRWQPQVGLEEGLRRTVEWFRGRKEII
- a CDS encoding glycosyltransferase family 2 protein; protein product: MAGRCSVLCVLPAFNEEGKIGRVVHKVTAVGCVDRIVVVDDCSNDRTSDEARQAGAHVIRHEVNMGVGAGIRTGLYYGKQNGFDIAVIMSGDDQHEPSELPPVLDKLCEDKRNFVQGSRRLKGGKTVNGPLFREITTRLYSLMFTILTGHRITDGTNGFRAFYLSILDDPCIKLNQDWLNTYELEPYLLYKAVTSHTVKVIEMPITVYYHGLPQQYTKMKPFRDWWRLARPLIFLRLGIRK